A region of Paractinoplanes abujensis DNA encodes the following proteins:
- a CDS encoding alpha/beta fold hydrolase, translating into MTFLPALLWALPAAVWGAVAGWWTPRGPLTITQALCSVAVSAAIGWAAGRLGRSRLMWLVVPVAFLLTLELARAGVPGPSAGPPHGTPFGVVALLAGRGVHLVLTLLPLLLGLGAGRGVSRRVLYALPTAGLLLFTAAVAVPARTAGIPGGVAELARVGGLGVMIRGARTGAPVLLFVPGAPGGSELGNVRTHLAAVEQRFVMATLDRRGGGSSYPALDPASDVTLDRMVADIIAVTDYLRERFGQDKIFLYGHSGGSLLSVLAVRRHPEKFRAYIGSGQAVHLPASDRIFYDDILVWARAEGRDEVVRQLTAQGPPPYRDVWSYEPIMLYENEAYAQRAPQFGLGVREFTLLQKIHVLNAMLDTWDVIYPRMQGVDLRRDVPSLSVPVWFVMGADEMRGLQVLFDEWYGALRAPAKHLVVVPGAGHAVQFEQPERFVAVLDDVLAG; encoded by the coding sequence ATGACATTTCTCCCGGCGCTTCTCTGGGCCCTGCCCGCAGCCGTGTGGGGCGCGGTTGCGGGGTGGTGGACCCCGCGCGGCCCGCTTACCATCACCCAGGCGCTCTGCTCGGTCGCGGTCAGCGCGGCGATCGGGTGGGCCGCCGGTCGGCTGGGCCGTTCTCGTCTCATGTGGCTGGTCGTCCCGGTCGCCTTCCTGCTCACGCTCGAGTTGGCCCGCGCGGGTGTGCCCGGCCCGTCCGCCGGGCCGCCGCACGGCACCCCGTTCGGTGTGGTCGCCCTGCTCGCGGGCCGTGGCGTGCACCTAGTGCTGACCCTGCTGCCGCTCCTGTTGGGTCTCGGCGCAGGCCGCGGGGTCAGCCGACGTGTGCTCTATGCGCTGCCCACCGCTGGGCTGCTGCTCTTCACCGCAGCGGTCGCCGTCCCCGCCCGCACGGCCGGGATCCCGGGCGGCGTGGCCGAATTGGCCCGGGTGGGCGGGCTCGGCGTCATGATCCGTGGGGCCCGCACCGGCGCGCCGGTGCTGCTCTTCGTGCCCGGGGCGCCCGGCGGCTCCGAGCTGGGCAACGTGCGCACCCACCTGGCCGCCGTGGAGCAGCGCTTCGTGATGGCCACGCTCGACCGTCGCGGCGGCGGCTCCTCCTACCCGGCGCTCGACCCGGCCTCCGACGTCACCCTCGACCGCATGGTCGCCGACATCATCGCGGTCACCGACTATCTGCGCGAGCGCTTCGGACAGGACAAGATCTTCCTGTACGGACATTCCGGCGGCTCGCTGCTGTCGGTGCTCGCGGTGCGGCGGCATCCGGAGAAGTTCCGGGCCTACATCGGCTCCGGCCAAGCGGTGCACCTGCCCGCCAGCGACCGGATCTTCTACGACGACATCCTGGTCTGGGCCCGCGCCGAGGGCCGCGACGAGGTCGTCCGGCAGTTGACCGCGCAGGGCCCGCCGCCGTATCGCGACGTCTGGTCGTACGAGCCGATCATGCTGTACGAGAACGAGGCCTACGCCCAGCGGGCGCCGCAGTTCGGGCTCGGAGTGCGCGAGTTCACGCTGCTGCAGAAGATCCACGTGCTGAACGCGATGCTCGACACCTGGGACGTGATCTATCCCCGCATGCAGGGGGTCGATCTGCGCCGCGACGTGCCGAGCCTGTCGGTGCCGGTCTGGTTCGTCATGGGCGCCGACGAGATGCGCGGGCTGCAGGTGCTCTTCGACGAGTGGTACGGCGCGCTGCGGGCACCCGCCAAACATCTGGTCGTGGTGCCC
- a CDS encoding sensor histidine kinase gives MSSLLFALLVPGPPGSRQARLRDRTADVIAVLSALAYGALMVPLGDATSPHAAIPWPADVVIGVACALALVVRRRRPLALCLALLPFGVVSVMATGPTLVALFTVAIRHRARLVLALASVHVGTGVVYYALQSDPPFDLWVDLVLRAVTGLAAVGWGLFLKAYRHLTSSLRAEAANAQAQAEMRMDRARLTERTRIAREMHDVLAHRMSMVSLHAGALEVRTDARPDEIATAARAIRVSSHLALEELRSVIGVLRQPSGDAGGGDARVAGPNAHATSPSKHDVIVMLAEGLERDALNGGGRVRVEPPQPRFSDLPDLLTEARSSGMRIDFVSLTPGSVPSVELERTAYRVVQEGLTNARKHAPDGDVEVRLDGGGGHDLRILVTNALPHKPVGDRVPGSGTGLTGVGERVALAGGRVEYGADGDRFRLEAWLPCHEQ, from the coding sequence ATGTCGTCGCTCCTGTTCGCGTTGCTGGTGCCCGGTCCGCCGGGCAGCCGGCAGGCGAGGCTGCGCGACCGCACGGCCGACGTCATCGCCGTGCTGTCCGCCCTGGCCTACGGCGCGCTCATGGTGCCGCTCGGAGACGCCACCTCGCCCCACGCGGCGATCCCGTGGCCGGCCGATGTGGTGATCGGCGTCGCCTGCGCGCTGGCCCTGGTCGTGCGGCGGCGCCGGCCGCTCGCCCTGTGCTTGGCCCTGCTGCCGTTCGGGGTCGTCTCAGTGATGGCGACCGGGCCGACCCTGGTTGCGCTGTTCACGGTCGCAATCCGGCACCGGGCGCGGCTGGTGCTGGCCCTGGCCTCGGTCCACGTCGGCACCGGCGTTGTCTATTACGCGCTGCAGTCCGACCCGCCGTTCGATCTCTGGGTCGATCTGGTGCTGCGGGCGGTCACAGGGCTGGCCGCGGTCGGGTGGGGCCTGTTCCTCAAGGCCTATCGGCACCTGACCTCCTCCCTGCGGGCTGAGGCGGCGAATGCGCAGGCTCAGGCCGAGATGCGGATGGACCGGGCTCGGCTCACCGAACGCACCCGCATCGCCCGCGAGATGCACGACGTGCTGGCCCACCGCATGTCGATGGTGAGCCTGCACGCAGGGGCGCTCGAGGTCCGCACCGACGCCCGCCCCGACGAGATCGCCACGGCCGCCCGCGCGATCCGCGTCAGCTCCCACCTGGCCCTCGAAGAGCTGCGCTCGGTGATCGGCGTCTTGCGCCAGCCGAGTGGCGACGCCGGCGGGGGTGACGCTCGCGTGGCAGGCCCGAACGCGCACGCGACGAGTCCGAGCAAGCACGACGTGATCGTCATGCTGGCCGAAGGTCTCGAGCGGGACGCCCTCAACGGCGGCGGTCGCGTGCGGGTCGAGCCGCCGCAGCCGCGCTTCTCCGACCTGCCCGATCTGCTGACCGAGGCGCGCTCCTCGGGCATGAGGATCGACTTTGTGTCTCTGACGCCGGGCTCGGTACCCTCCGTGGAACTGGAGCGCACGGCCTATCGCGTCGTGCAGGAGGGCCTGACCAACGCCCGCAAGCACGCACCCGACGGCGACGTCGAGGTTCGGCTCGACGGTGGGGGCGGCCACGATCTGCGCATCTTGGTCACCAACGCGCTGCCGCACAAGCCCGTCGGTGACAGGGTTCCCGGGTCGGGCACGGGCCTGACGGGGGTCGGCGAGCGGGTGGCGCTCGCCGGGGGTCGAGTGGAGTACGGCGCCGACGGCGACCGTTTCCGTCTGGAGGCATGGCTGCCTTGCCACGAGCAATAG
- a CDS encoding response regulator, whose product MRLLTVDDDPMVLTGLRMMFGGNHGVVVVGEAGDGDEAVTAVQAHWPDVVLMDIRMPRMDGVEATRRIRKLTKAPEVVMLTTFDIDELVVESIRNGACGFLLKDTPPDEIIAAVRSAAEGEMTISRRMLRPLVELIAHTAGGSRRSEAIKQLDSLTGRERQVAIGLGRGLSNAEIGAELHMGVSTVKGHVSRVLAKLFINNRAQAAVLIHEAGLV is encoded by the coding sequence GTGCGGCTTCTGACCGTCGACGACGATCCGATGGTGCTGACCGGGTTGCGCATGATGTTCGGCGGGAACCACGGCGTCGTTGTCGTGGGTGAGGCGGGCGACGGCGACGAGGCGGTCACCGCGGTGCAGGCGCACTGGCCCGACGTGGTGCTGATGGACATCCGGATGCCGCGGATGGACGGGGTGGAGGCGACGCGGCGCATCCGTAAGCTGACCAAGGCGCCGGAGGTGGTCATGTTGACGACCTTCGACATCGACGAGCTGGTGGTGGAGTCGATCCGCAACGGGGCCTGCGGGTTCCTGCTCAAGGACACGCCGCCCGACGAGATCATCGCCGCGGTGCGGTCGGCGGCCGAGGGTGAGATGACGATCTCGCGGCGGATGCTGCGGCCGCTCGTCGAGTTGATCGCCCATACGGCCGGAGGGTCCCGGCGCTCCGAGGCGATCAAGCAGCTGGACTCGCTGACCGGCCGCGAGCGGCAGGTGGCGATCGGTCTGGGCCGCGGTCTGTCCAATGCGGAGATCGGGGCGGAGCTGCACATGGGCGTGTCGACCGTGAAAGGCCACGTGTCGCGGGTGCTGGCCAAGCTGTTCATCAACAACCGCGCGCAGGCCGCCGTGCTGATTCACGAGGCGGGCCTGGTCTGA
- a CDS encoding ABC transporter ATP-binding protein — protein sequence MADIVLDKVTKKYPDGTTAVHEVDLEIADGEFIILVGPSGCGKSTTLNMIAGLEDISSGELRIGGERVNDKAPKDRDIAMVFQSYALYPNMTVGENMAFPLKLAKMPKDEIDKKVAEAARVLELTEYLNRKPANLSGGQRQRVAMGRAIVRSPKAFLMDEPLSNLDAKLRVQMRTQVSRLQKQLNTTTVYVTHDQTEAMTLGDRVVVMRGGYIQQVGDPQTLYDNPVNLFVAGFIGSPSMNFLAATVEESKLRTALGDLPLSDQVRRALGGASRELILGIRPEHFEDAGLIEEHQRAKGFEFTAPVDLVESMGSDKYVYLTVEGEHAVAADLEDLAADAGGADLPPQDNLVTRLSAESRVRDGSDARIWMNLDKIHLFDPKDGRNITLTEGKTADVS from the coding sequence ATGGCTGACATTGTTCTCGACAAGGTGACCAAGAAATACCCGGACGGTACGACGGCCGTGCACGAGGTCGACCTGGAGATCGCCGACGGCGAGTTCATAATCCTGGTCGGGCCGTCGGGCTGCGGGAAGTCCACGACGCTCAACATGATCGCGGGCCTCGAGGACATCTCGTCGGGGGAACTGCGGATCGGCGGCGAGCGGGTCAACGACAAGGCCCCGAAAGACCGGGACATCGCGATGGTGTTCCAGTCGTACGCGCTGTATCCGAACATGACCGTGGGGGAGAACATGGCCTTCCCCCTCAAACTGGCCAAGATGCCAAAAGACGAGATCGACAAGAAGGTGGCCGAGGCTGCTCGCGTTCTCGAACTGACCGAGTACCTGAACCGCAAGCCGGCCAACCTGTCCGGCGGGCAGCGGCAGCGGGTGGCCATGGGCCGGGCGATCGTCCGTTCCCCCAAGGCGTTCCTCATGGACGAGCCGCTGTCCAACCTGGACGCCAAGCTGCGGGTGCAGATGCGCACCCAGGTGTCACGCCTGCAGAAGCAGCTCAACACCACGACCGTGTACGTCACCCACGACCAGACCGAGGCGATGACCCTGGGCGACCGGGTCGTGGTGATGCGCGGCGGCTACATCCAGCAGGTCGGCGACCCGCAGACCCTGTACGACAACCCGGTGAACCTGTTCGTGGCCGGGTTCATCGGCTCACCGTCGATGAATTTCCTCGCGGCCACGGTCGAGGAGTCGAAGCTGCGGACGGCGCTGGGCGACCTGCCGCTCAGCGACCAGGTACGCAGGGCGCTGGGCGGGGCCTCCCGGGAGCTCATCCTGGGGATCCGGCCCGAGCACTTCGAGGACGCCGGGCTGATCGAGGAGCACCAGCGGGCCAAGGGCTTCGAGTTCACGGCGCCGGTCGACCTGGTCGAGTCGATGGGCTCGGACAAGTACGTCTACCTGACGGTCGAGGGTGAGCACGCGGTCGCCGCCGACCTGGAGGACCTGGCCGCCGACGCGGGCGGGGCCGACCTGCCGCCCCAGGACAACCTGGTCACGCGCCTCTCGGCCGAATCCCGGGTGCGCGACGGCTCCGACGCCCGCATCTGGATGAACCTCGACAAGATCCACCTGTTCGACCCCAAGGACGGCCGCAACATCACCCTCACCGAGGGCAAGACCGCCGACGTCTCCTGA
- a CDS encoding carbohydrate ABC transporter permease — MAAETTSAKVKWGLLDAIVVVFALIPVLWIVSLSFKTTATLTDGNFIPREWTWDNYKLIFQTDQFVRALINSIGIALISTVIAVVLGTMAAYAISRLDFPGKKALVGVSLLIAMFPQVSLVSPLFNIERNLGLFDTWPGLILPYITFALPLAIYTLSAFFKQIPWDLEKAAKMDGATQGEAFRKVIAPLAAPGVFTTAILVFIFCWNDFLFAISLTSTEQSRTVPVALSFFTGASQFEDPTGAISAAAVTITIPIILFVLFFQRRIVAGLTSGAVKG, encoded by the coding sequence ATGGCCGCCGAAACCACCTCCGCGAAGGTCAAGTGGGGTCTGCTGGACGCGATCGTCGTCGTGTTCGCGCTGATCCCGGTGCTGTGGATCGTCTCGCTGTCGTTCAAGACGACCGCGACGCTCACCGACGGCAACTTCATCCCGCGCGAATGGACGTGGGACAACTACAAGCTGATCTTCCAGACGGACCAGTTCGTCCGGGCTCTGATCAACTCGATCGGCATCGCGCTGATCTCCACCGTGATCGCCGTCGTGCTGGGCACCATGGCCGCGTACGCGATCAGCCGGCTCGACTTCCCCGGCAAGAAGGCGCTCGTCGGCGTCTCCCTGCTGATCGCGATGTTCCCGCAGGTGTCGCTGGTGTCCCCGCTGTTCAACATCGAACGCAACCTGGGCCTGTTCGACACCTGGCCCGGCCTGATCCTGCCCTACATCACTTTTGCCCTGCCGCTGGCCATCTACACCCTGTCCGCGTTCTTCAAGCAGATCCCGTGGGACCTGGAGAAAGCGGCCAAGATGGACGGTGCCACCCAGGGTGAGGCGTTCCGCAAAGTGATCGCGCCGCTGGCCGCGCCGGGCGTCTTCACCACGGCGATCCTGGTCTTCATCTTCTGCTGGAACGACTTCCTGTTCGCCATCTCCCTGACGTCGACCGAGCAGTCCCGCACGGTCCCGGTGGCGTTGTCGTTCTTCACCGGCGCCTCGCAGTTCGAGGACCCCACCGGGGCGATCTCCGCGGCCGCCGTGACGATCACCATCCCGATCATCCTGTTCGTGCTGTTCTTCCAGCGGCGCATCGTCGCCGGTCTCACCTCCGGCGCCGTGAAGGGTTAG
- a CDS encoding carbohydrate ABC transporter permease yields MSVASREKAASSAAAPAPRTGLSEGKKQERKLGWLLCAPAAIVMVAVTAYPIIYSIWLSLQRYDLKFPDDREFVGLANYATVLSNNYWWTAFGVTMLITVISVSVELVLGMGLALIMHRTIIGRGLVRTSALIPYGIVTVVAAFSWRYAWTPGTGYLANLFSPEGAPLTERASALAIIIFAEIWKTTPFMALLLMAGLALVPDDLLKAASMDGASWWQRFTKVMLPVMKPAILVALLFRTLDAFRIFDNIYVLSAGANETSSVSMIAYNNLMRGLNLGIGSTMSVLIFLTVAIIAFVFVKLFGTAAPGSSDVDGRR; encoded by the coding sequence GTGAGCGTCGCCTCGCGTGAAAAGGCCGCTTCTTCGGCCGCCGCTCCGGCGCCCCGCACCGGGCTGAGCGAGGGCAAGAAGCAGGAGCGCAAGCTGGGCTGGCTGCTCTGCGCGCCCGCGGCCATCGTCATGGTCGCGGTGACGGCGTACCCGATCATCTACTCGATCTGGCTGTCGTTGCAGCGCTACGACCTCAAGTTCCCGGACGACCGCGAGTTCGTCGGGCTGGCCAACTACGCCACGGTGCTGTCCAACAACTACTGGTGGACGGCGTTCGGCGTCACCATGCTGATCACCGTCATCTCGGTGTCGGTCGAACTCGTGCTGGGCATGGGGCTCGCGCTGATCATGCACCGGACGATCATCGGGCGCGGACTGGTGCGGACCAGCGCGCTCATCCCGTACGGGATCGTGACCGTGGTCGCCGCGTTCAGCTGGCGCTACGCGTGGACGCCGGGCACGGGTTACCTGGCCAACCTCTTCTCGCCGGAGGGGGCGCCTCTCACCGAACGGGCCAGCGCCCTCGCGATCATCATCTTCGCCGAGATCTGGAAGACCACGCCGTTCATGGCCCTGCTGCTGATGGCCGGGCTGGCGCTGGTGCCGGACGACCTGCTCAAGGCGGCCTCGATGGACGGGGCCTCCTGGTGGCAGCGGTTCACCAAGGTGATGCTGCCCGTGATGAAGCCGGCCATCCTGGTCGCGCTGCTGTTCCGCACGCTCGACGCGTTCCGGATCTTCGACAACATCTACGTGCTCTCGGCCGGGGCGAACGAGACGTCGTCGGTCTCGATGATCGCCTACAACAACCTGATGAGGGGCCTGAACCTGGGCATCGGCTCCACCATGTCGGTGCTCATCTTCCTCACCGTCGCGATCATCGCCTTCGTCTTCGTGAAGCTGTTCGGCACGGCGGCCCCCGGTAGCAGCGACGTCGACGGGAGGCGCTGA
- a CDS encoding ABC transporter substrate-binding protein — translation MAINDRHPQRRTLRARALAAGAATVLMAPMAACGSDDGGVPVLNFYNSPVENMQSVVDRCNQEAAGKYKISYQVLPRQADDQRVQMVRRLAAKDDSMDILGMDVTWTQEFASADWIREITGDLKQEVESETLEPAVASAQYNDKLYAAPNNTNVQLLWYRKDLVPTPPKTWDEMIKMSQQLKGEGKPYQVMTMGAQYEGLVVLYNSLVASAGGNVVDQDGKKAVMDEGAVKGLETLKTFATAGVTSPSFSNAVEDDVRRAFQGGGGAFQLNWPFVWASMVQEAPGLAKNVGWARYPAIDANTPSKTTIGGSEQAVSAYSKHPDLAFEAIRCLRGPESQLYLAVNSGQAPSIEAVYNDPSMNEAYPMKDVLLEELKTSAPRPRTPAYQNLSTVVSAELSPPASIQPQQTADSLRKSIQDAIDSKGVLP, via the coding sequence ATGGCGATCAACGACCGACATCCGCAACGGCGCACCCTGCGCGCCCGGGCACTCGCGGCGGGGGCCGCGACAGTCCTGATGGCGCCGATGGCGGCCTGCGGATCCGACGACGGGGGAGTGCCCGTCCTCAACTTCTACAACTCACCCGTCGAGAACATGCAGAGCGTCGTCGACCGGTGCAACCAGGAGGCGGCGGGCAAGTACAAGATCTCCTACCAGGTGCTGCCGCGGCAGGCCGACGACCAGCGGGTGCAGATGGTCCGCAGGCTGGCCGCCAAGGACGACAGCATGGACATCCTCGGCATGGACGTGACCTGGACCCAGGAGTTCGCCAGCGCGGACTGGATCCGGGAGATCACCGGGGACCTCAAGCAGGAGGTGGAGAGCGAGACGCTGGAGCCCGCGGTCGCCTCCGCCCAGTACAACGACAAGCTGTACGCCGCGCCCAACAACACCAACGTGCAGCTGCTCTGGTACCGCAAGGACCTGGTGCCGACGCCGCCGAAGACCTGGGACGAAATGATCAAGATGTCCCAGCAGCTCAAAGGTGAGGGCAAGCCCTACCAGGTGATGACGATGGGGGCCCAGTACGAGGGCCTGGTCGTGCTCTACAACAGCCTGGTCGCCAGCGCCGGCGGCAACGTGGTCGACCAGGACGGCAAGAAGGCCGTCATGGACGAAGGCGCGGTCAAAGGGCTGGAGACCCTCAAGACGTTCGCGACCGCGGGCGTGACCAGCCCGTCGTTCTCCAACGCGGTCGAGGACGACGTCCGCCGCGCGTTCCAGGGCGGGGGCGGCGCGTTCCAGCTCAACTGGCCGTTCGTGTGGGCCTCGATGGTGCAGGAGGCGCCCGGCCTGGCCAAGAACGTGGGCTGGGCCCGCTACCCGGCGATCGACGCCAACACGCCCAGCAAAACCACCATCGGCGGCTCCGAGCAGGCCGTCAGCGCGTACAGCAAACACCCGGACCTGGCCTTCGAGGCGATCCGCTGCCTGCGCGGCCCGGAGAGCCAGCTGTATCTCGCGGTGAACTCGGGCCAGGCGCCGTCGATCGAGGCGGTCTACAACGACCCGTCGATGAACGAGGCCTACCCGATGAAGGACGTGCTGCTGGAGGAGCTCAAGACGTCGGCGCCGCGGCCGCGGACCCCGGCCTACCAGAACCTTTCGACGGTGGTGTCGGCCGAGCTGTCGCCGCCCGCGTCGATCCAGCCGCAGCAGACGGCGGACTCGCTGCGCAAGTCGATCCAGGACGCCATCGACTCCAAGGGGGTGCTGCCGTGA